The [Chlorobium] sp. 445 DNA segment GAAAGAGCAGAAACAGCGTCATAAACACACCCAGCGAACCGACAAAGGTCATCACATCAAAGATGGTTGGATTGTAGTATTTCCAGCTTGAGGGCAAAAAGTCTGTTGAGAGTGAGGTTACGGTAATGACGAACCGCTCAAACCACATTCCGATATTGATGAGAATGGAAGCAACGAACATGACGGGAATGTTCTGACGCAATTTCTTGAACCAGAAGACTTGCGGCACGACCACGTTGCAGAAAATCATAGACCAATACGCCCACGCATAAGGACCTGTTGCGCGTTTGATGAAAATCGAGGCTTCATATTCGTTGCCGCTATACCATGCAATAAAGAACTCACAGCCGTACGCATAACCGACCATCATGCCAGTTACCAGCATAATGATGTTCATTTTCTCCAGATGCTGCATGTTGATGATGGCTTGCATTTTGGGATAGACGATGCGTGCCAAGACAGCCAGTGTCATTACCATTGCAAAGCCGGAGAAAATGGCGCCTGCAACGAAGTAAGGCGGGAAGATTGTCGTGTGCCAGCCGGGCAAGATACTGGAAGCAAAGTCAAACGAGACGATGCTATGCACGGAGAGCACGAGCGGTGTCGACAACCCTGCTAAAATCAAATAGGCTTTTTCGTAGTGTTTCCACTGACGATTGCCGCCACGCCAGCCCATGGCAAAGAAACCCAGAATGTATTTACGCAGTCCGGGTTTTGCACGATCGCGTAGCGCTGCCAGGTCAGGAATTAAACCAACATACCAGAAAAGCAGCGAGACGGTAAAGTATGTCGACACGGCAAACACGTCCCACATGAGCGGTGAGCGGAAGTTGGTCCACATCTGCATCTGGTTGGGCACTGGAAAGAGCCAATAATCTAGCCACTGCCGTCCTGTATGCAGCGAGACAAACGTTGCGGCACAAATCACCGCAAAGATAGTCATTGCTTCAGAGAAGCGGTTGATCGATGTGCGCCATTTCTGACGAAACAGAAAGAGCACCGCAGAAATCAGCGTACCAGCATGACCGATACCGACCCACCAGACAAAGTTGGTGATATCCCACGCCCAGCCGACGGTTGTGTGATTACCCCAGATGCCGATGCCTTTGAAAATGAGATAGACAATTGTGCCTAACCACATCAGCGCCGCAGCAAAGGAAATCCCAAACGCAATCCACCATGCCTTCGCGCGGGATTTTCTGTCACTTCGCCCACATCTTGCGTAATCGTGTGGAAGGTCGGGTTGTTTTCAATCAGCGGCTTATCAAGAGCTTCTTGCCGCTTTCTTTCTTCCACTGCTGTAGTACTTGCTTGCATAACGCTTTTCGTTTGAACGGTTCAGTGAAACTTTGCTTTCTTGTTTGCTTGAATGTTCATTTGTCTCTCTGCCCTCAATCAGTATTCATCTTTTGAGACTTTGACTGGGCGCGACGGCTTGGAATCTTTTGCTGGTTGCCTATCGCTCATATTCTCGAGCTTTGGATTGTCGTGCATGCGCTTAAATTCCAGCAGTGAAAAAACGATTCCACCAATGAGCAGAATGGTGATAATCGTCCCGAACACCACTAACGCTGTATCGCTCATCTTGCCCGCCCTCCTTCGGTTTGGTTAATCTTGATTTATTGGTGTTCTCGTTACAATGCTTCGGAAATAAAGCCCGAGCGAGATGCTGCCTACGACCCAAATGCCGACAATCTGTCCCGCATCTTGATTGTTTTCAATGAACCAGAGATAATTGCCAAACGCATAGGCAATGATGACCGCGCCAAGAAAGAAGTAGTCAAAGACGCGAATGCTCTTTGGGTTCATCTCTTGCAAGGCAAAGAAAATCCCGATGCAGGCAAGGAGCGTGACCACAAGACCAGCTATCAAAATCATCTGATTATCCATAGCCCTACTCCTTTGGCATAGTGGTTGCAATGTTTCGGAAATAAATCCCCATCACGAGATTTGTTGGCACCCAGAGGCTGACAAAGAGCGCTTCATTGAACTTACCACTCAGTAGCAATACATTTGCCAGCACAAATGCGACCAGTGCTGATAGCATAAAAAAAGATGTCGGAACGGCGTAGCATACTTCTCTCCTTCTCTCTATGCTTTTTGTTGTTCAAGTTCGGGATTCGGATTGCGCAGTTTAGCCAGATAGGTCGTTCTCGGCTTGACATTCAACTCACCGAGAAGTGCATAGTTGCGGTTCTGCGCTTTGATTTGCGAGACCTTGCTGTTTGGATCTCTGATATCGCCAAAGACGACGGCTTGCGTTGGGCACACTTGCTGACAGGCTGTCATGATTTCACCGTCGACTACTTCTCGACCTTCATTTTTAGCCATAATCTTCGTTGTCTGAATGCGATGTACACAGTAGGTACATTTTTCCATCACACCGCGCGAGCGTACAGTTACCTCCGGGTTCATCGCCATTTTCGTGATTTCAGGAATCTCACGGTTCCAGACCACATTATCATTTTGATAGTTGAAGTAATTGAAACGGCGCACTTTGTAGGGGCAGTTATTGGCGCAGTAACGCGTGCCGATGCAACGGTTATAGACCATCGTATTTAGCCCTTCTTGATCATGCACGGTTGCTATGACTGGGCAGACTTGTTCGCATGGGGCATTTTCACAATGCTGACAAGCCACAGGTTGATAGACAATTTCAGGCATATCGCCTTCGCCCGAGAAATAGCGGTCAATGCGAATCCAGTGCATGTGCCGACCTTTCGCCGTTTGCTCTTTGCCGACTACCGGCACATTGTTTTCGCTCTGACAGGCTACCACGCACGCATTGCAACCAATACACGCATTGAGGTCAATCGTCATGCCCCATTGATGCCCTTCATCAAATTTGTAAGGCGATTCGTAGAGCTTCGATGGGGGATATTTCGTCAGATGCGCATCCACAAAGTCAGGCTTTTGCTGATACTCTGCAAGTGTGCCTTCAATGACAATCGTTCGTCCTTCCATGTAACCGTAATACTGCGTGGAAGCCACCAGCATGGTTTTGCCTGTTTTTACAACTTCCACGCCTGAGCAAAAGTCCATAGCATCGCTGGTACGCACGGCATAGACATTTGCACCTACACCGTTACCGACGCGCCCTACCCTTTCACGACCATAGCCTAAGGCGACGGTAATTGAGCCGTCAGCATGTCCAGGCACAATCCACACCGGCAGCTCAACTTCGCGCCCTCTCACACGCAGCTTAATGACTTCGCGCTGTGTTTCATCTAAATTGAACTTCCATTTCAAGCCAAGTTGTCGCGCGGTCTCTTGGCTCATGAGCGCGGCATTATCCCAGCAGATTTTGGTAATGGCTTCGGGCATTTCATGTAGCCAAGCGTTGTTGGCATATCGCCCGTCAAAGGTCGCCGTTGAAGGCTGAAAGCAGAGTTCAAGCCCTTTGGTCTCAGCATCAAACGGCTTTTGTGAGAACATCTGAGCAAGCTCTGCCGTGTTCAGCGTTGGCACAATAGGTTGTGCAGCACTGTTTTCAATGATACCATCATGCAACGCCTTTCGCCAGAAGTCTTCAAAGGCAAGCCCACTTAGCCCAGTGTGTTTTTGCCATGTCTCCTGCGTGAGTGCATAACCTTTGGCATCGACACCTGTGGTAATTAGGTTTAAGACCTCAATGGGTGAGCGCGTATCAAAAAGTGGTGCAATAAGCGGCTGGATGAGGCTTGCTGTACCATCTGCAGCGCGTGCATCACCCCAAATTTCCAAGAAGTGTGCTCTCGGCAAATGCCATGTGGTCAGTGCTGATGTTTCATCATTGTGATAACTAAGGTGAATCGAAGTTTTGACTTTCTTTAAGGCACCCTTGAAGTCCAAATCGGCTGGGGCGTTGTAGACAGGATTGCCGCCTAATATGACTAATGTTTCAACTTGACCTTCATGGATTGACTTCACGAATTTTCCAAATTCACTTCGGCTCGGCAGTGCAGCGTCTTTGAAGGGGACAAATGACAGTGTCTTGCCCAAATTTTCCAGTCCTGCGTTAATTGCAATCGCCAGAGCGTGCACAGGTGCCGGTTGTTCTCTGCCCACCACAACGAGCGATTTACCTTTGTTTGCAATCAGGTCTTTTGCCACAGCTGCAATCCACTTCTTGTCAAACTCCATTTGTGGTGCGCTCAGTGCAGCTGACCCGGCAATCGCCACACCTTGATTTTTGAGCTCTATCGCTAAGGCAGCTAAGAACGCCCCGATGTGTCTTGACTGCATGCGCAAGCGATGATCCGCCATC contains these protein-coding regions:
- a CDS encoding hydrogenase gives rise to the protein MWLGTIVYLIFKGIGIWGNHTTVGWAWDITNFVWWVGIGHAGTLISAVLFLFRQKWRTSINRFSEAMTIFAVICAATFVSLHTGRQWLDYWLFPVPNQMQMWTNFRSPLMWDVFAVSTYFTVSLLFWYVGLIPDLAALRDRAKPGLRKYILGFFAMGWRGGNRQWKHYEKAYLILAGLSTPLVLSVHSIVSFDFASSILPGWHTTIFPPYFVAGAIFSGFAMVMTLAVLARIVYPKMQAIINMQHLEKMNIIMLVTGMMVGYAYGCEFFIAWYSGNEYEASIFIKRATGPYAWAYWSMIFCNVVVPQVFWFKKLRQNIPVMFVASILINIGMWFERFVITVTSLSTDFLPSSWKYYNPTIFDVMTFVGSLGVFMTLFLLFLRFLPMIAMFEVKGVLPQANPHWEGYGQHHDGHHEPHRQESKAHKQEAELAAKGGH